The nucleotide sequence aaaTGGAAAGAGACGAGGCTTTACCGTTAGTATAGTGAGCGTGGAAGGATGCTCTTGAGTGGGTTATCTTCCCGCTCGCCGCTCGTCCGGAAAACAGGAAACTCATTTAATGCGGCATGCCGGAGATGGAAGAAGACGACGAATAAGGAAAGCAATCAACTCCTAGCGCACAACTACCACCTGCCCAGGTTCCATGTATCTGTGGCgtctctttctctatatatgcaTTCAGCAGCGAGAGGGATGGCGAAACCCTCATCCCTTCGATCACGATGCCTCCCTCCCGCTCCTCCGCTTCACGCACTGGCCGAAGCCACCGGCGAGGGCCGAGGAAGCCCTTATCGTGTCCCAGTGCCGAACTGGTCGCCGGAAACGACGACCTCCTGAAGCAAATCCTGATCCGTCTACCAATAAAGACACTGTTCCGATTCATGCTAGTCTGCTGGAGGTGGCGCCTTCTCATTTCCAGTCCTCAGCTCATTCTCGATTGGAAGCCTCCGAAATCTGCTTCCTCGTTTTTCTTCCGAAGGTACTCTGCTCTCGAGTCTAACAGAATCAAGTTTCATTTCGTTTCCCTCAATGAGCCACTACCGAACCGTCGTAAACCCATGATATCACTTGATTTCGTAAGTGATCCTTTAGGGATAAAAATTTCCCAGTCCTGTAGTGGCTTGTTGCTTTGCTCTTCCTCTAGTTCCATGATGGATTCTAGTAACACTTGTTACTACGTTTACAATCCTACGACAAAACGATATACCACCATCCCCAGGCCTCGCAGTTCCCGTGAACAATATAACGTTATACTCTCCATGAACTTGGCATTTGATCCATCTGTGTCTCTTCATTACAAAGTACTTTGTGTGTGCGCCGATGGTTCGCCTAATTCTCCTTATCAGACTGACGTTTATTCATCTGATACTAGAAAATGGGACCTATCCACTGCATCATTTGTTGATTCTTGTGGTGCACTATTTGAAAATGGCATCTTCCTGAACGGCAAGATCCACTGGCCTTCTTGCTCGAAAACTTCAATTTATTATGATCTTAATCGAGCTAAAGTGCTGGAAATGCCTATGCCTATGCCTATGCCTGTTTCCCGTTCAAGAGAGCTTCGACGTTTCGAGGAGTCTGGAGGtcgtttgttgtttgtttccttttctgAACCTCGGAATACACAATTTGATGTGTTTGAGATGCAGAGAAACTATTCTACGTGGTTTCTGAAATATCGTGTTGACCTTCGAGTGGGTGCAGCGGCATTTCCGGGGTTGTTATCTTCTCCATATTTCTTGCTCTGCTTTGTTGGGGGAGAAGTTGAAGGAGAGCTATGCATGATCTTGTACATAGCTGGTCAAGTCGTATACTACAACATCGCACATAGGAGTTTCAGGAAGGTTTGTGATCTGCACCTGCGTGATTGTGATTTTGACTTAATAGTTCTTCGCCCCTGGATGACCATCCATCGGTGCATGGAGACGCTGTCTTATGGTTGAGGGCATTTCTCTGAAAGTTGTCTTTTGgttcttatttcttattttgtttcttttatagTCATCTGGACAACCATCGCAAAATTATATAATGAGAGGGGATTCCAATTTTCAATTTGAGGAGTTAGCGTTAATCATAATCTGTTGAATGGTTCTTGTTGCTTGTGCTCTGggaaaagttttttcttttgataactAATCTTCCTTTTAGTTTGTTTCCTTTTGTTACTCACTTCCATTAGATTCGTAATTGGATTGGGATTATGGAATTTTAGGAAAGGATTACAGGTATTAGTTTCCTATATATAGTAGTTTAGATTGTAATTGAAACTAGcgttaattattgattttgattcGAGTTTATTGAGTGGTTTTGAGTTGTTTCTTGTGTTCTGGTTTTGCATCAATATTTTTGCTGTGGTTTTACATGTTCTCAAGGAATACATGTGAATTGCTATTGTCATCTGTTCTATACTTCAATTTATCATGTTGGTTATGAACTTCTAGTTAATGTTGTACTTCTTAGTTATATGAACCTTAATCTTGTGTCATTTTCTCCATTAAGATGTTCAATATTTTAAACAGATTTATCTCTAAATTGCACAAGACATTCattctttcttcaattttttaaagttgATTCTTTGCTTTTGTGAAGGGGATGTTGGTTAAAAGCACTACAACATATATTGCTATTGGTCAATGAAGAAGTTTGGACCGTAAAACTCATTCACTATTATTTGGATTTGacacatatttatattataaatggtAACTGCTCATATGGGACAGTTacgcacaaaaaaaaaaaaaaaaattacctaacTGTATAATTAATGAAACTACCCCTATATTTTGTCTGTCTCTATTTCTTGTACATGGTTTTCtacactctccctcaagttagggtgtaaatattaaaaaagccTAACTTGTATCTTCACAGCTTCAAACTAAGTCTTTGGTAGATTCTTGTccaccttcaatttttctttttatgaagtGCTTGTCTATTTAGCTCACTTTGAACATGTTGAGTTGCTGTCAATATCTAGTTAGATGACTAAAATATTGGATGACTGAGAGGTCTACTTGACAACGCTTCGCTGTGTCTTCAGTGTCAGAATGTGTCTCCTTTATGACATCTTAGATTTCTTGTGCCGTCTCGTAGAGGATGAGATTTTCTTCGACTTCTTGTCATGGAATTGACAAGCCATGACATTACCATATTGTGTTCTACCTTCCATGTCttgtattttgaatatattgAATTCGGTTTAGGGGCATCACCATTACGATAGTCATCTTTTCCTCTGCCGCTTATGAATATCATAACCGAATGTCCATTAGAACTAAGAACAGCGGGAACTtgagaggaagaggaagtaAAGACTGCTGTGGTGAAGGACACGATTGGGACAATGGAGGAATTTTCTAATCAGAAATACTATGATACAATAAAGAAGTTTGGACTCTAAAACTCCTTGACTGTTATTTGGATTTGACACATATTTACATTATAAATGGTAACTGTTCATATGGGACAGTtacacacataaaaaaaaaaaactacctaACTGTATATTACAAATAACTGtataattaatgaaattgtCCCTATATTTTgcttaattgtctttatttcttGTACACGGTTTtctacaatcaaagatatcagCACTTGGTTGGAATCAGCCAGTTCATCCTAGATAACTAGCAGGTACACAAGTAATGTACCCTTGCTTCTGCAATTGTTAAAGTTTGGATATCAAGCATGATAACACTTCAAGTCTTAGAGCTGCCACTTATCAATTAAGCTTAGGTTTATACCTTGTATAGTTATATCCCACCTGTAATGGTGCCAGTTCAAACTCATGAGTAGCGACATAGTGGTcatgtttctttttctctttcttgaaTTGGTGAAAAGTATGACATCAGAGGTCCCAGTGCTACATTGAAATGTAACTGAGATGCTACTTGCTAAGTATATTCCCCTCAAAGGAaacattttgatttattaatgtTGTGAGATCGTTATGCAAGTACAATCATCCTCCATGAGGTGTTCCTTTTTCCCAGGAATCTTGAAGTGGATTCATGCATGGTCTTGTACATACCGGGTACGATCATATCCTATAACATCAAGGACAAGAGTTTTAGGGAGGTCTTTGATTTGAAGCTACGTCCTAGTGATTTCTTAGGACTTTGTCCATGGTTCACCATGCATCCCTGCACAGAGACCTATTTTATGTTTGATGCTATCTTTTGGCAAGTTCTCCTTGTTTCTTCTTTAAACTTTGTTTTAAAAActgatttttctctcatttggtTAAGAATATCTTTACCTTTCCCTGTTTGACAATTTCAATTGATTGTAAATTCATATGTCCTAAATATGATGGTTTCTAACATCATGCATGTGCCATATCTGATAGTGCATATTGCTTCTTGTTTGAGCTTAAGACTACCTGGCTAAGAATATAAGACATTCTATGACTAGATAATGATGTGATGCACTATAACAAGTTTAATGGTTGCAACCGATCACAACCCTACATATCTTAATAATCACCACAAAGTAGATATTGCATGGGGGGTTGAGGTGGATTTAATTCTTATTGTTGAGGAGTTGACTTTAGAAACATTGTCTCCTTGTGGATGGCATGTGGATTCTGTACCCATGATTGTATTCATCAGCGCATATGTGTTTAGACCTTTCGTGTTTTGTACTTCTTAAAGCTTTTTTCATGCTTTTGGTTATCAACTCTTGCTTTCTCTGTCTCTTAATTATCCAAGAGATTGGGCCATCCAAGATATAGTAATtcacttggttttaagttgaaGTTTCCAAAATGGTATGTTAAAGTTTGTGTGATGCTTTATTTATGAACTTTTTGCCCAAACTGGTTTGTCATCAATTAGGTGAAGCAAAATTAGTGGCTGAGCAAATGTCTCTTGGAAAATGATCCTAGCtcgaaaagaaacaaaaatgtttGATATTTACAAAGTCAAAGTGAGCTTTTAGGTAAGTAGGCAAAATCTATTGCAAGGGTTTAGTGTGTTTTGTACAAGGATAATTATATTTATGCTCATCGTGATCATCAACTGCTCCTTATCCTAACTAATTAGAGTCTGTGGCATGGCATTCATATTGTCGATTGACTTATAAAAGTGACATTAACAATGCAAATCCATGCAATAGAACAAGGTGTCAAAATTTTACGTTGGATACCCTCCTTGACTCAAGCGGCTAGTATATTCTTAGCTGCTGCTGTTGCTGCTatcttttttaatatgttttgtttgcTCTTGCTTTTGGATTAAATTATTCAGAGTTACTGGTTACTCTGTGCCTTTGTGGGCATGTAAGGGGCTGATCGTAGCAACCTGCTAAATAGCTGTGATATCAGGAAAGAAATCTCTGCCTTGCTGATCAAAAGCATgatcatttatttcattttcttggtGGTCAATTTACTGTTTCTTTCGGTTTTAAGAAATTTAGGTTATCTGAACCTTACAATAAATGTCTTGATGCTATTGAATATCTCCATCATGTTCCTTTTACTATGCTTATATACCAGCTCAGGATGCTAATGAATACTGGTCCCCTCAGAGGGAAACCTAGTATAGCAAACATTGTATTTACAAACATTGATTTCTTGGACTGCGAGAAATCAAGCTTCCgctttaaaaaatgaaaatagtgTTGGATGCTCTAAATGCTTGTGGACATTGTATAATGATACATTACtagtttgagtttgttttgtgTTCATGAAGGTAGgcttagaagaagaaatgtaTTTATGAACTTATTACTGAGGTACCAATATGGCGTTCATAGAAGACAATTATTGGTAGCATATGTTTTATGTAAGCTAATGCATAAAAGTAAGGCCACTAGAAGCAGCGATACAACCACCCTACCTAATACGAACAACCCCAATAAAACCTGAAACTAGACAGAGAATGAGATACTGACCGATAGAATCACGACTAGGATAGGATACATCGAGAAACCATTGCTCCTAGACAatgaaaaataaggagaaactGATGACCAAAATTTGACCTGAAGCATGATTCACTGAATATTCAAAAACAGGAGCAGGACCCTTCGCTTCCAAGTTCAACCGCATCCGCCCATGAAAAGATGAAAAACAAACTGCTTCTGCTCAACTCAAACCACTCATCCTTTAGGACAGCCTTTAAACTATCAACGACACATCAAGGAGAAGCTGAAGAAGACATAGATTAGTGTATTCCAGCCCCCTGACTTCAATCATTTAGGTGCATTTTGAGTTAATACTGTGTAGAGTGGTGAGTAGTCTGCTAAAAGGAATTATGCTAGCATGCGACGGGTTtttgttggtttgattttgttctAGGTGGGGGATGGAGCTGGAGTTAAATTGTggtattgaaattttgttttgaatttgttATTGTGTTTAAGAAGATAGTCTGTGCAATTATTGTATTAGATGCTGGGCTTTCTTTCATGCAggcctccccccccccccccccccccctctcccaCCCACCATcaccacccacacacacacacacacaacctTGAGGTTCTTTGCTTCTGTACATATGATTTCTTACTGAGAAAAATGTGagtattaaatttaagtgtCTGGTTTTAAGACCATATAATTTACTATTATGGATTGGCATTGGTAGGAGAGATTTTTCAGGGTTGTACTACTTGCCCTAGAGTAATGTCTTGGTgtggtaaaagaaaaatatatggtGTCAATCTGCCTCTTTGTGTGTATTGAATTAGGTGCACCCTTTTTTAGAGCAACAGCCTTTGCATATGCAAATAGGTGTTCATGCTAGAGGGTTTGTACTAGTTGTTCCATGGAGATAGTAAAGTTCAGGTGTGATAAAAGATGAAGCTCTTTTGAGCCCTTTTGCTGGAAGTACATTCTtttgtataatattttgtacAAATTCATCAATCCATGCACATTTGAACATAATCACAGATGGTTATTTCCATTCTGTTTCATGCTTGTATCTGTGTTATCAGAATTCTTCATTTTGCCCAAGCTACAGAAACCAAGATAGAGGGTGAGTTGGGTTcactcttaaaaatatgaagtcaaaaattgaaacccaAATAACAAGCCACTAATGGCaagagtattaaaataaaatgataagaaCATGATATGTAGTGTAAATGTATTTCTGCAAATGAAAGTGAAAGAATGTGCAAGCTTGGATAGTAAAGATGAAGTATTCCAACTTCTAAAAATGAGATATAAACAGATAAAGAGAGAATAGATTGAAGACAAAGATTCCTGGTCATTTCCACATCCATCCTCCAAGAGCTCCCATTGAGTGTTGTCCACTATTTGCAAATAGCTGTATATCAACTAGCTTGATAGGTGCTGGCTCACCTTTAGTTATTTGTCTGGAAAATCATTCAAAACATCAACCTCGAAACAACTCCAATCTTTACCAAAGAACCAAGTACACTTGCTTAAGTGTTTTCTCAACTTCCAAAAATCAATGATATTGTTTTCTGCGAtggcttaaaaaaaatttgagaagcaAATGCTTGCTTACAATATGACTTCTTGTTCCTGCTTGCATTTAGGAACCATACTATAACCCAAAGAGATGGTAAATCAATGAAGCCCAAAGGATGGAAGAGAAAGTTATTTGCTAGGGATTCAACCATGATATGAACATGAGGTTCTTCACATTGTCTGCACGGTCTCTTGGAATAACTGAGGGAAAGGCTCGTATTTATATAGTCTTGAAAAAGTCACCCTACGCAGTGTAGGCGATTTGCATTTAATGCAGTTAGatctataaaaataattgttCGTGTATCTGAATTTCGTGTTTGGAATTGGCACTTTGCTTATGGAGTTGATACTAAATCACAAATTCAAAATCCAGTCCTTAGACTTTTGAGTCAACTCAAAATCACAgattttgagtttcttttacCTGTTAATACCTAGTTGCATCCAAAACCACATTAATtgcaattatttatataaagagGATAAGCCAATATTTCACGTAAATTAACTTTTTTCTCATGgttttttaactcaaaaattaTCACTATATGGAACCTTGAAAAAAGCCGAAGCTCTTTCTTTGTCAAGTAACCTAAAAATTCTTAGAATTTCTTCATTTGAAGCTTCATCTTTGCTTTATCATCATAATTCATTAGAAGACTAAATTACAATTTCTTTTGACAGAAAATATTGTTGTTGCTTTGCTTCTCTTTGTACTTGGAGCTTGTATATATTGAGTTGCATCTAATTGCTGTTTACATTGGCTATTGCtgaattttgatgtttatagAATTATTTGTCATCACATGTTATTATTTCCCTAAAGGCTTATGATTCAAAAGACGAGATAAAATGAGAAATtgaaaaggaaaggagaagtACAACCACCTGACATCTGATTTGATTCATGTAGTTCATTTTTGTTACTTCTAGTGCAAGAAAGTCCAGTGGCTCGTAGGTTGATTAAAGGTTAACTATATGACGTCCCTTACCTAGCTGAATATGGTGTTGACATCATGAAATTTCTACAAGATTGGCTCAGAATTCAATTCTATGTTTCTTAATCCAACTGCTGACACAAgaacattttgtttttgaactctGGTTATGTTGGCGTACTTCATGTTGCACTTCCATTATATTCAGATATAAAAGGAAATAACCAAAGTTCTACCATGAACACTCAGCAGTCTGGAGATTGTAGATCGCTAAAAATTACAGCTGTTGTGAGTGCTAGAGCTAGGTGCAAATGGTGAGGGTTTTAAAGTAATCCCATTTGGTTGGTTTAAATATAGATGTTCTTGCGTTCCTTTCcataaataatttgaagtttTGGGAATTTGAAGATGCTCTGAGAAAGCCAAAAAAATGAAGGAATCTTTATGTATTAGCTACTGCTTCTTTATGTTAATTTCATGATCTTTGCAATATCTATGTGTTACTTTCTTGATGCCTTGCAACAATCTTTGGCTTTACATGTTTGGAATACATTTTAAAAgtagattttatgtttttttttcttttcttgttttcaaatcTAAAACCAAATCCAATAACAATACAagcaataacaaaatacaaacaGAAAAACaggataaaaataacaagcctttgaacagaacctggaaatCAATGCAACCATAGACAAGATCAAGCAATCACATGAAGAAGAACACAAGAACTTACGTGTTCGGATTCAAATTAAATCCTACTCACGGTAGGGGTTAGAATCcttagtcaatccactatatcGTGGCCATCGAAATTACAAGATTACACGAACAAATCATCACACACAAGCTCTTTCATCCCAAAGCATTCCCAACACTTGATCATCACAATCTCTCCCCAATATAGCGATTCACAcaatgaaagagagagaaactaGGGTTTCCACGATCGATTGAACTCTTTGATTCACGAATGCTCGTATATCAATTTTCCCCTAATTGTTGCTTTATAGTTGGGCCAAGGGatacaaatgaaattaaataatttttcaatacacGGGCTTGAGCTTGTTAGGCTGTAGACACCAATGGCCcaacccattttatttatatataagacCCAATGAATTATTGAGTCACAATCTTAACAAGTTTGGTGGGAGATCTCCCCACCCCCATTTCTCATAAATATTAGTTGCATTATAATCATGGCCTTTACCAATTACCATGTGATTATTGTCCCAGAATATATGCCTCTC is from Diospyros lotus cultivar Yz01 chromosome 2, ASM1463336v1, whole genome shotgun sequence and encodes:
- the LOC127794669 gene encoding F-box protein At5g07610-like — encoded protein: MISLDFVSDPLGIKISQSCSGLLLCSSSSSMMDSSNTCYYVYNPTTKRYTTIPRPRSSREQYNVILSMNLAFDPSVSLHYKVLCVCADGSPNSPYQTDVYSSDTRKWDLSTASFVDSCGALFENGIFLNGKIHWPSCSKTSIYYDLNRAKVLEMPMPMPMPVSRSRELRRFEESGGRLLFVSFSEPRNTQFDVFEMQRNYSTWFLKYRVDLRVGAAAFPGLLSSPYFLLCFVGGEVEGELCMILYIAGQVVYYNIAHRSFRKVCDLHLRDCDFDLIVLRPWMTIHRCMETLSYG